A single region of the Gracilibacillus caseinilyticus genome encodes:
- a CDS encoding sugar-binding transcriptional regulator encodes MKDLLAIQEKLFPDLLDVMQKRYKILQKIERLQPIGRRSLAENVKLTERLVRSEIEFLNNHGFIMVTSKGMKLTEEGNIIVEKLSEFMNEISEFRVLESQIKDKLQLEHVIIVAGNSDNQPSVKQELGKACVQFLSTIITSEQTIAVTGGTSMAEVANQMKPIEHAASCTFVPARGGLGEQVENQANSICAQMAKKGKGNYRMLYVPDPLSEETYHSIIEEPAIKDILELIHDAKIVLHSIGDAFTMAKRRKASEQVLNELRRGNAVSEAFGYYLNEQGEVVYKVRTVGMQLEELEKAQYVVAVAGGTSKVKAIQSYFKQGKSNVLITDEAAAQELLKG; translated from the coding sequence TTGAAGGATTTGTTAGCAATACAAGAAAAATTGTTTCCAGACTTACTAGATGTCATGCAAAAGAGATATAAAATACTGCAAAAAATCGAAAGGCTGCAGCCGATCGGACGCCGAAGTCTGGCAGAGAATGTGAAGCTGACAGAACGATTAGTCCGTAGTGAAATTGAATTTCTCAACAACCATGGTTTTATCATGGTTACGTCAAAAGGCATGAAATTGACAGAAGAAGGGAACATTATCGTTGAAAAATTATCCGAATTTATGAATGAAATTTCCGAATTCCGTGTTTTAGAATCTCAAATTAAGGATAAATTACAACTGGAGCATGTCATCATTGTAGCTGGAAATAGTGACAACCAACCTTCGGTGAAACAGGAATTAGGAAAAGCGTGTGTACAGTTCTTAAGCACGATAATAACTTCCGAGCAAACAATTGCTGTTACTGGAGGCACATCGATGGCAGAGGTTGCTAATCAGATGAAGCCGATCGAACATGCAGCAAGTTGTACCTTTGTGCCAGCAAGAGGAGGACTTGGTGAGCAAGTGGAAAACCAAGCTAATTCAATTTGCGCACAAATGGCGAAAAAAGGCAAAGGCAATTATCGGATGCTCTATGTACCGGATCCTTTGAGTGAAGAAACGTATCATTCGATCATTGAGGAACCAGCTATTAAAGACATTCTGGAATTAATTCATGATGCTAAAATCGTTTTGCACAGTATTGGTGATGCCTTTACGATGGCAAAGCGCCGAAAAGCATCGGAACAAGTTCTGAATGAGTTGAGAAGAGGTAATGCTGTAAGTGAAGCTTTTGGTTATTACCTTAATGAACAAGGTGAAGTTGTGTACAAGGTACGTACTGTTGGTATGCAACTGGAAGAATTAGAGAAAGCTCAATATGTCGTGGCCGTTGCTGGAGGAACTTCCAAAGTAAAGGCAATTCAATCGTACTTCAAACAAGGAAAAAGTAACGTATTGATCACCGACGAAGCAGCAGCACAAGAGTTGTTAAAGGGATAA